The Drosophila sechellia strain sech25 chromosome 2R, ASM438219v1, whole genome shotgun sequence nucleotide sequence ttttttaagctTGTTAAAATTTCAAGCCGTTAATACAGACTCCAATAAAACTGAAGCGAATTCATGTGTAAGAAGTGATAACAATTCTAACGATGAAGATGATCTGTGGCATTGCATTCGGATTTGTTGCCCCCGGAAGAATATGATGGCCGATGGCGGATGTAGTTTTAAGGAGCATCTTTTCCGGTCAAAACTTGATTTAAGCATAAGACTCGATGACAATTCGACAGAGGCCCTGTGTTTCAACAATCAAACACTGCTAATAAGATcgttttggaaaatttatgaaatgatCGGCCTGAGAAGAGATGAGTACACGTTGTACAAGGTATACCCTAGATATAACCTACATTTTCCTATCTATTATGTAATGTATTCGGATAATTCGGAATAATTTCAGAACGGAACCATATTCCTTCACTCCGACCAGAgttcaaggaccaaagaagaATATTGCTTTTATCCCCATCAAAATTACTCGGACTTCCCAGAAACGACATGGATTATTTTACACGAGTTTTTATGGACATATATACCAGGAGGTTTCGAGCGTAAGGCTATGTCTATAAAAAAACTTTGAGTAAAACCCTTAATTTTGAGAGTTTTCTTTAGTTGCATCTGGTTCCTTAATATGCTATGTCTTCACAATCGGCATTTATCTTTTTGTAAAAGAACTACGAAATGACTTTGGAAAGTGCCAAATGAGTTGCGTATTCTGCCTATTTATTGCCTATCTAATCGTGCTTATGGATGAACTTAGATTGTTGGATGACTTTTGCTCACTGGCAGGTTAGTGGtttaatatacatattcttaaataagaaaatgcatcgaatatgaagaaaaaaatatactgACTTTATTTTCCGCAGGTTATATCATGCTCTTCTTTGATTTTGCCAATTCTGTTTGGTTCTCCATAATCAGCTATTGCCTATGGAAGAAAGTCACATCTGTCGATAGCCAAGAAAATCGCTATGAGTTCGTCTCTTACAGTATTTTTGCCTACGGCATATCTGCTATACTACTCGGAATCATCTTTTCGATGAATCAACTTTGGGAAGAGGATCTCAGGAAATGGAACTGGTTGCCCTTAGTTGGTTTTAGTAAATGCACGGTGGATGGTAAGTTTCGATTGTGGAAG carries:
- the LOC116800389 gene encoding probable G-protein coupled receptor Mth-like 12, translated to MKLQLLCTFIFLSLLKFQAVNTDSNKTEANSCVRSDNNSNDEDDLWHCIRICCPRKNMMADGGCSFKEHLFRSKLDLSIRLDDNSTEALCFNNQTLLIRSFWKIYEMIGLRRDEYTLYKNGTIFLHSDQSSRTKEEYCFYPHQNYSDFPETTWIILHEFLWTYIPGGFELASGSLICYVFTIGIYLFVKELRNDFGKCQMSCVFCLFIAYLIVLMDELRLLDDFCSLAGYIMLFFDFANSVWFSIISYCLWKKVTSVDSQENRYEFVSYSIFAYGISAILLGIIFSMNQLWEEDLRKWNWLPLVGFSKCTVDVFKWSSWFYYAGPSVILFAINIIMFVLTIKHVIKTKRNIRNLTERPDKNATCVTLNVQWNLLFLRISAIMGVSWILTFISMIEVNTTSWDIFCIIIHQIHWGFGIILCVLLICKRSTHQLLIAKIRGKNLHQQTVV